Proteins from one Cytophagia bacterium CHB2 genomic window:
- a CDS encoding DUF2339 domain-containing protein, translated as MEMFLFLLLTILVLVFIRKVNELSKRVDYLQTELLRRQQTVMPPAAAAGMPHAAESPAASPAIISEATPISPKAPQAQTPPIPKPLPPPPPPKHSRTRAEWEALVGGKLLNRIGAFALILGVGFFLKYAFDNNWLSETMRVLIGAAIGAGLLVLGNRSHHKGLQIFSQGLIGAGLAIFYLSVYASFNFYHLVPQTVALVMMAGVTVLAFWQAFVYDSLAISVLGWAGGFLTPVMLSTGTANEVGLFTYVALLSAGLLAVTLKNEAWVILEPLTLAGMYLVYFIWFADDYTESDFALTIFFLTIFWGLFFSLEVRHALRPTAVFNVPRQIVAGLNAALYYLGMAALFEDRHEDWTSAMTLALGAVYFITMAAIKRRTSSETSTTTRLTLTAIILLVIATAIEFSGFKLIIFWSLEALALLACGRRWRLSHVWQSGLALIGISVYALLFTNGALAYQPISEFKLVLNQRFLAFAILAATCFTAARFMKTIEHKQGGLLQICLHYAWCVLLFILFTVETNDIFAKLMLNTTGQAQAHLGSILGYTFATVWAFFALPVTLAGMRQKMFPLLYSGLAILSLALIWAVLQTLGQFKPLSDFALLINHRFLLSMVLLAAALFLLREASRFDKFTASQDNESLAGKEKQRPAWLKWLLIGIPTIIVLFVFGLFTAETRDYFDRAISLLNRPDTSADISQKIEQLRNLKQLSVSGVWLLYSIALMAIGIWRRAQGLRLLAIGIFGITILKIFLYDLSFLSTLYRIFAFLGLGLILLLVSYLYQKYKTIIFDAPAKPEEMG; from the coding sequence ATGGAAATGTTCTTATTCCTGCTGCTCACCATCCTCGTCCTCGTTTTCATTCGCAAAGTCAACGAGTTGAGCAAAAGAGTTGACTATTTGCAAACGGAGCTTTTACGCCGGCAACAAACGGTGATGCCTCCGGCAGCCGCGGCCGGGATGCCGCATGCAGCAGAGTCGCCGGCAGCCAGTCCTGCAATCATCTCTGAAGCTACGCCAATCTCCCCGAAAGCGCCGCAAGCACAGACTCCCCCGATTCCCAAACCATTGCCGCCTCCACCGCCGCCCAAACATTCACGCACGCGCGCGGAATGGGAAGCGCTCGTCGGCGGCAAGCTGCTCAATCGCATTGGCGCATTTGCCTTGATTCTCGGCGTTGGCTTTTTTCTGAAATATGCCTTCGACAACAATTGGCTGAGCGAAACCATGCGCGTGCTCATCGGCGCTGCAATCGGCGCGGGTTTGCTGGTGTTGGGCAATCGCTCGCATCACAAGGGCTTGCAGATTTTTTCGCAAGGTTTGATCGGCGCAGGCCTCGCGATTTTTTATCTCAGCGTTTATGCTTCATTCAATTTTTATCATCTTGTGCCGCAAACCGTTGCGCTGGTAATGATGGCGGGCGTCACGGTCTTGGCCTTTTGGCAGGCGTTCGTTTATGATTCGCTCGCCATCTCGGTGCTCGGTTGGGCCGGCGGGTTTCTCACGCCCGTCATGCTCAGCACCGGCACAGCGAACGAGGTGGGGTTATTCACCTACGTTGCCTTGTTGAGCGCCGGTTTGCTCGCGGTTACTTTGAAAAACGAAGCCTGGGTGATCTTGGAGCCGTTGACGCTGGCCGGCATGTATCTCGTCTATTTCATCTGGTTCGCCGATGATTATACTGAAAGCGACTTCGCCCTCACGATATTTTTTCTCACAATCTTTTGGGGCTTATTCTTCAGTCTCGAGGTGAGGCATGCGTTGCGGCCAACAGCCGTGTTCAACGTGCCGCGGCAAATCGTTGCCGGCCTCAATGCTGCTTTGTATTATCTCGGCATGGCTGCGCTTTTTGAAGACCGCCATGAGGATTGGACCAGCGCGATGACTCTGGCGCTCGGCGCCGTCTATTTTATCACAATGGCGGCAATTAAGCGCCGCACGTCAAGTGAGACTTCAACGACGACCCGGCTGACGCTCACGGCCATCATTTTGTTGGTGATCGCAACTGCCATCGAATTTTCCGGATTCAAGCTAATCATCTTCTGGTCGCTCGAAGCGCTCGCGTTGCTGGCGTGCGGCAGGCGTTGGCGTTTATCTCATGTTTGGCAATCCGGTTTGGCATTGATTGGGATTTCGGTTTATGCCTTGCTCTTCACCAACGGCGCGCTGGCGTATCAACCGATTTCCGAATTCAAGCTCGTCCTCAATCAACGCTTTCTTGCATTTGCGATTTTGGCGGCAACGTGTTTTACCGCCGCGCGATTCATGAAAACCATTGAGCATAAGCAAGGCGGACTCTTGCAAATTTGCCTGCACTACGCTTGGTGTGTTTTGCTGTTTATTCTGTTCACGGTCGAAACCAATGACATCTTTGCCAAGTTGATGCTGAACACCACCGGGCAGGCGCAAGCGCATCTCGGCTCGATACTCGGTTACACGTTCGCGACGGTTTGGGCATTTTTCGCGCTGCCCGTGACGCTGGCCGGCATGCGCCAGAAAATGTTTCCGTTGCTTTACAGCGGGCTCGCGATACTCTCGCTCGCACTGATTTGGGCGGTGCTGCAGACGCTGGGACAGTTCAAACCGCTGAGTGATTTTGCCCTGTTGATCAATCATCGGTTTCTTTTGTCGATGGTATTGCTCGCCGCAGCGCTGTTTCTGCTGCGTGAAGCAAGCCGGTTCGACAAGTTCACCGCCAGCCAGGACAACGAATCCTTGGCGGGAAAAGAGAAGCAACGGCCGGCTTGGCTCAAGTGGTTGTTGATCGGCATTCCGACGATCATTGTTTTGTTTGTCTTCGGACTGTTCACCGCAGAAACGCGTGATTATTTCGACCGCGCGATTTCCTTGCTGAATCGGCCGGACACGTCTGCCGATATTTCACAAAAAATCGAGCAATTGCGCAATCTTAAACAACTCAGCGTTTCAGGCGTGTGGTTGTTGTATTCGATTGCGTTGATGGCGATCGGCATCTGGCGCCGCGCGCAGGGATTGCGCCTGCTCGCGATCGGCATTTTCGGCATTACAATCTTAAAAATTTTCTTATACGATCTTTCTTTTCTCAGCACGCTATACCGCATCTTTGCGTTCCTCGGCTTGGGCTTGATTTTATTGCTGGTTTCATATCTTTATCAGAAGTATAAAACCATTATTTTTGACGCGCCGGCAAAGCCGGAGGAGATGGGGTGA
- a CDS encoding phosphoribosylanthranilate isomerase: MLNNGFHPRVKICCISSLAEARLAIQFGASALGLVSEMPSGPGVISEKVIAEIAAYVPPGVSSFLLTSKQSAKEIIAQQRRCGTNTIQLVDELLKGSYADLRTALPGIKLVQVIHVTGENSIAEAERVALHVDAILLDSGNPNLAVKELGGTGRTHNWRISREIRQSIDVPLFLAGGLSADNVRAAIEEVAPFGLDICSGVRTNGRLDENKLARFFESVRNLA; this comes from the coding sequence ATGCTCAATAACGGTTTTCATCCTCGGGTAAAAATCTGTTGCATCAGCAGCCTTGCCGAAGCGCGACTTGCCATTCAATTTGGCGCTTCTGCGCTCGGCTTGGTTTCCGAGATGCCGAGCGGGCCGGGCGTGATTTCGGAAAAAGTAATCGCTGAAATAGCGGCCTATGTTCCGCCCGGTGTATCTTCATTTTTGCTCACGAGCAAACAGAGCGCAAAAGAAATCATCGCGCAACAGCGCCGTTGCGGCACGAACACGATTCAATTGGTTGATGAATTGCTGAAAGGCAGTTATGCTGATTTGAGAACCGCTCTGCCTGGCATCAAGCTCGTGCAAGTCATTCATGTCACCGGAGAAAACTCGATTGCAGAAGCAGAACGAGTCGCGCTGCATGTCGATGCCATATTGTTGGATTCCGGCAATCCCAATTTGGCAGTGAAAGAACTCGGCGGCACCGGTCGCACACACAATTGGCGCATCAGCCGCGAGATTCGTCAGAGCATAGACGTGCCGCTGTTTCTCGCCGGCGGATTAAGCGCCGATAATGTCCGCGCTGCCATTGAAGAAGTCGCACCCTTCGGCCTTGATATTTGCAGCGGTGTGCGTACGAATGGCAGGCTGGATGAAAACAAGTTGGCGAGATTTTTTGAAAGTGTTCGAAACCTCGCGTAG